DNA from Methanobrevibacter thaueri:
TGTTGTTGCCTTCGCGTGTAATCCTGGTAATGAATTTAAGAACAATCGGTTCGGCATTAGCAGCCAAATCGCCAAGTTTCCAAACAATATTATTACCGGTCTGTACACCGCCTCTTGGCAATTCACCAATAACAATTACGCCATCAGGCAAAGTATCATTAACAATAACATTAACAGCAGTGTTAGGACCATTATTTTTAACAGTAATAGTCCACTCAACAGTCTCATTAACAAAGATGCTTGTTGCATTGACCTCTTTGATAACAACCAAATCACAAATTTCTTTCACAGTAGTGTTGTTGTTTGCGGTTTTATTGTCAGTCTGATTGCTGGTTGCATTGACCATGTTGATTAAAGTGCCGTTCACTAAAGTCTTGAATACTAAAGTGAAGTTAGCGCTTGAACCAGGAGTCAAATTACCGTTATAAGTGAATACATTGCTTGAATTAGTCCATTTATGAGTCTCATCAATGAATTTGACCAATTCATATTCAGTGATTTTGTAATCCTCATAAACAGCAACATCAGTCAAGTTGCAGTCACCGGTATTGGTAACAACAATCACGAAAGTGACGTTTTCGCCGACAAACACGGTTTTATTCAATGCTAATTTCACAACAGTCATGTTTGGTTTGTAGACAGTAGTGTTATTGTTTGAAGTTTTGTTTTCAGTCTCATTGCTGGTTACATTGACCATGTTGATTAAAGTACCGTTCACTAAAGCTGTAAATTCAATAGTGAAGTTAGCGCTTGAACCAGGAGTCAAATTGCCATTAAATGAGAAGACATTACCATCTTTATTCCAAGAATTCTTGTTAGTGTAATCAACATATCTCAATTCGCTTGAATTGAAGATTTCAGTAACTTTAACATCAGTCAAGTTACAGTCACCAGTGTTTGTAACAACAATCATGAATCTAACTGTGTTGTTTACGAATACGACATTGTCCAAAGTAACTTTCTGAACAGTCATATTAGGTTTGTAAACAGTTGTAGTGTTGTTTCCTGTTTTGTTATCGGTTTCGTTAGAGGTAGCGTTAACAGTGTTGGTTAAAGTACCGTTCACCAATGCAGTAAATACAACAGTGAAATTAGTACTATTGCCTTTTGCCAAAGCACCATCATAAACGAATACAAAATCACCAGATCTTGTCCATTTACCAGTAACATCAACCATACGATTGAACTCTAACTCTTTGGAATCAAAGATCTCAGTAACGGTCACGTTATGTAAATCACAATCACCAGTGTTAGTAACAACAATCATGAAACTAACTGTGTTGTTCACGAAAACGACATTATCCAAAGTAACTTTCTGAACAGTCATATTAGGTTTGTAAACAGTTGTAGTGTTGTTTCCTGTTTTGTTATCGGTTTCGTTTGAAGTAACGTTAACAGTGTTGGTTAAAGTACCGTTCACCAATGCAGTAAATACAACAGTGAAATTAGTACTGTTACCTTTTGCCAAAGCACCATCATAAACGAATACAAAATCACCGGTTTTTGACCATTTACCAGTAACATCAACCATATCATTGAACTCCAATTCTTTGGAATTAAAGATCTCAGTTACGGTCACGTTATGTAAATCACAGTCACCAGTGTTAGTAACAACAATCATAAACCTTACAGTATTGTTCACGAATACAACATTGTCCAAAGTAACTTTTTGAACAGTCATGTTAGGACTGTAAACAGTAACATTAGCAGTATCATTAGTATAGTTTGTCACATTAGACCTAGCAGTTACATTGTTAACTAAAGTACCGTTAACCAATGCTTTAAAGTAAACAGTAAATGTTGCATTACCATTAACTTCAAGGTCTTTAGTATATTTGAATATAATATCATCATCACTGGACCAATCAGGACCAACAAATCTAATAAACTCAAACTCATTAGCATCGAAGATTTCAGTTACAGTCACATTACCTAAATCACAGTCACCAGTATTGGTTACAGTAATATTAAACGCAACAGTATCATTAACAATGACGAAATCTGTAGTGTTTAAACTTACTTTAACAACAGTCATATTAGGACTGTAAACAGTAACATTAGCAGTGTCATTAGTATCGTTTGTCACATTAGACCTAGCAGTAACATTGTTTACAAGAGTACCATTAGTTAAAGCCATGAAGTAAACAGTGAATGTGGCATTACCATTCAAACCAAGAGGTTTAAGATATTTAAATGTCACATTATCATCACTACTCCAATCAGCACCAACAAACCTGATAAACTTGAACTTGCTAGTGTCATAAGCTTCAGTAACATTCACATTACCTAAAACACAGTCACCAGTGTTAGTAACAGTAATATTAAACGCAACAGTATCATTAACAACAACGAAGTCTGTAATGTTTAAGTTTACTTTCTCAACAGTCATGTTAGGGCTGTAAACAGTAACATTTGCAGAACTGTTAGTTTCATTGGTTTCGTTAGATCTTGCGGTTACGTTATTGACCAAAGTACCATTAGTATTGGCAGTGAACCAAATTGTGAAAGTACTGTTTCCACCTTTTGCAAGAATTCCTTGATAAGTGAAAACATTGCCAGATTTGAACCAAATATCCTTATCGGAATGGTCCTTATAAGTCAATTCAGCAGGAATGTAACTTTCAGTAACAGTAACATTGTGTAAATCACTGGATCCTTTGTTGGTAACAGTAATATTAAACGCAACAGTATCATTAACAACAACGAAATCTGTTACATTCAATGAAACTTTTACAACTCCTAAACCAGGATTAGCAACAGTTACATTAGCGCTGCTGTTAGTTTCATTTGTTACATTGGATCTAGCGGTAACATTGTTTACAAGAGTTCCGTTAGTTAATGCCTGGAAGTAAATAGTGAATGTAGCATTACCGTTCAAACCAAGAGGTTTAAGGTATTTAAATGTCACATTATCATCACTACTCCAATCAGCACCAACAAACCTAATAAACTTAAATTCAGAAGGTTTGAAGAACTCAGACACAGTCACATTACCTAAATCACAGTCACCAGTGTTGGTTACAGTAATATTAAACGCAACAGTATCATTAACAACAACGAAATCTGTAATGTTTAAACTTACTTTAACAACAGTCATGTTAGGACTGTATACGGTTACATTTGCTGTGTCATTGGTACCATTAGTAACATTAGACCTAGCAGTAACATTGTTAACCAAAGTACCGTTAGTTAAAGCCTTGAAGTAAACAGTGAATGTAGCATTACCATTCAAACCAAGAGGTTTGAGATATTTAAATGTCACATTATCATCACTACTCCAATCAGCACCAACGAATCTGATAAACTTGAACTTGCTAGTGTCATAAGCTTCAGTCACATTAACACTACCTAAAACACAATCACCAGTATTGGTAACAGTAATATTAAACGCAACAGTATCATTAACAACAACAAAGTCGGTAATGTTTAAGCTAACTTTCTCAACAGTCATGTTAGGACT
Protein-coding regions in this window:
- a CDS encoding DUF11 domain-containing protein; translation: MTVEKVNLNITDFVVVNDTVAFNITVTNTGDCDLGNVTVTEFFKPSEFKFIRFVGADWSSDDNVTFKYLKPLGLNGNATFTVYFQALTNGTLVNNVTARSNVTNGTNDTANVTVYSPNMTVVKVSLNITDFVIVNDTVAFNITVTNTGDCDLGNVTVTEFFKPSEFKFIRFVGDDWSSDDNVTFKYLKPLGLNGNATFTVYFQALTNGTLVNNVTARSNVTNGTNDTANVTVYSPNMTVVKVSLNVTDFVVVNDTVAFNITVTNTGDCDLGNVTVTEFFKPSEFKFIRFVGDDWSSDDNVTFKYLKPLGLNGNATFTVYFQALTNGTLVNNVTARSNVTNDTNDTANVTVYSPNMTVEKVSLNITDFVVVNDTVAFNITVTNTGDCVLGSVNVTEAYDTSKFKFIRFVGADWSSDDNVTFKYLKPLGLNGNATFTVYFKALTNGTLVNNVTARSNVTNGTNDTANVTVYSPNMTVVKVSLNITDFVVVNDTVAFNITVTNTGDCDLGNVTVSEFFKPSEFKFIRFVGADWSSDDNVTFKYLKPLGLNGNATFTIYFQALTNGTLVNNVTARSNVTNETNSSANVTVANPGLGVVKVSLNVTDFVVVNDTVAFNITVTNKGSSDLHNVTVTESYIPAELTYKDHSDKDIWFKSGNVFTYQGILAKGGNSTFTIWFTANTNGTLVNNVTARSNETNETNSSANVTVYSPNMTVEKVNLNITDFVVVNDTVAFNITVTNTGDCVLGNVNVTEAYDTSKFKFIRFVGADWSSDDNVTFKYLKPLGLNGNATFTVYFMALTNGTLVNNVTARSNVTNDTNDTANVTVYSPNMTVVKVSLNTTDFVIVNDTVAFNITVTNTGDCDLGNVTVTEIFDANEFEFIRFVGPDWSSDDDIIFKYTKDLEVNGNATFTVYFKALVNGTLVNNVTARSNVTNYTNDTANVTVYSPNMTVQKVTLDNVVFVNNTVRFMIVVTNTGDCDLHNVTVTEIFNSKELEFNDMVDVTGKWSKTGDFVFVYDGALAKGNSTNFTVVFTALVNGTLTNTVNVTSNETDNKTGNNTTTVYKPNMTVQKVTLDNVVFVNNTVSFMIVVTNTGDCDLHNVTVTEIFDSKELEFNRMVDVTGKWTRSGDFVFVYDGALAKGNSTNFTVVFTALVNGTLTNTVNATSNETDNKTGNNTTTVYKPNMTVQKVTLDNVVFVNNTVRFMIVVTNTGDCNLTDVKVTEIFNSSELRYVDYTNKNSWNKDGNVFSFNGNLTPGSSANFTIEFTALVNGTLINMVNVTSNETENKTSNNNTTVYKPNMTVVKLALNKTVFVGENVTFVIVVTNTGDCNLTDVAVYEDYKITEYELVKFIDETHKWTNSSNVFTYNGNLTPGSSANFTLVFKTLVNGTLINMVNATSNQTDNKTANNNTTVKEICDLVVIKEVNATSIFVNETVEWTITVKNNGPNTAVNVIVNDTLPDGVIVIGELPRGGVQTGNNIVWKLGDLAANAEPIVLKFITRITREGNNTNFVVVNTTTPDSNESNNKANNTTVANPICDLEIHKYVNATRVYANDTVEWNITLVNKGPSTAFGVVVNDTLPNGLRIISATPSAGSFDERTRIWKMDELRINSPVFLILVTQVLTNGTFMNTVVVNSTTPDSNESNNIANNTTVADPICDLVITKSVNATMVNVTDIVEWTITVVNRGPNTAENVVVNDTLPNGLKVLGLPENCKQNGNTIIWNIGSLEVNSPVSITLLTQVLVEGNITNIVVVNSTTPDSNETNNKANNTTEADPVCDLEIIKLVSSKKAYVGEDLTWTIIVINHGPSAALDVKVLEDIPDSLRLVSYTATKGTFDKNTNIWTIGKLDNASTVTLTIVTRVLSVGNITNPVDVNSSTPDSNKTNNHANNTTEAFEICDLELIKSSDKKVYYVGDYMHWIIEVVNHGPSPAKGVWVSDVMPSGVKYIGYSASKGKYDAKTGNWTIGNLAKGEKVTLDILCKVINPGLITNNANVTCSVNESDLTNNDDNATVKVIQKVKPVPPKPDPTPEPTPEPENPVHGPAMHATGNPIAYLLVAVFAIFGCFWSRKKQD